The Danio aesculapii chromosome 22, fDanAes4.1, whole genome shotgun sequence genomic sequence gtgctcggtgctggtggtgcgttggaaagtggagctggtggctgtagaatccgcttcaactggtccaccagctcttgaaagtgatcgggggtgctcatgttgtcgtcgttataggtccgggcttctgttatgaagcggacaggagacagaggtaaggaaacgttagggtgtttattaaatgacaacaaggagcacatgaaggatagccaggaggatcaggaatgatgttggggtcttttcctccgtggctgggtaacaggaatacacgaggatggacagcacacaccagatacagctgacagaggatgacacagacttggaaggactggaagacaggacgattcgggtggaccaggaagactaggaggaatacaaagagaacaggtaagtaaagcgtttgttttagctgaggatgactacgctgagtggtcgctcagttgtccgctttcgtcgagacgagcccggacaatgagcgactggagtgctgtgcttttatctggtgctcgtgaatgtgatgcagctgtgtgctcattagaagtcaggtgatggtgatcttcgtgagtggggatcgtgagagcctgaccaatccgtgacaatactaaagtattttgatacaaaatattaacccattttcataaactCCATTAAATACCAATTACAAAatgctattttgtatttaaaatgtttatttgacatacatgtatcataaatactgcccatccctgataATAAcgatattaaaaacattaatatactgtatttaacaCATAAACAACCCACAAAatagaacaataaaataataacattgatGGTACAACTAATACAGATGTGTTCACTCTTTACCATGGGTGGATTTAACCAAGAAGCGAGGTAGGCAGTGGCTTAGGAGcccaggaaatctgggggccATCAATAAGCACCTAGAAGtaaaaattaaaactataaactataaataccATCTTTTTTGTTCGTATTTTGTATGGCAAAAATCTAACAAATAGCATTTTGACGTAATTATTACACCATGAGCATATTTTTCCACCACCCCAATTATGGACCAATCTAGCAGTCAAAtcagtaagtaaataaaatatttttacttgtaaGTAATAACTTTTActttactaataactgattttttttatctttgccatgataacagtaaataatatttaagattttagatattttcatgatgcttctatccagcttaaagtgatatttaaaggcttaactaggttaattaggtgaactaggcaggttagggtaataaggcaagttattgtatattgatggtttgttcttgtagactatcgaaaaaatgtatagtttaaagaggctaatcattttgaccataaaatacttttaaaaaatttaaaactgcttttattctagccaaaataaaacaaataagactttctacaaaagaaaaaaatattatcagacatactgtgaaaaattacttgctctgttatttgggaaatattttaaaaagaaaaacaaaatcaaaggggggctaatataatatatatatatagttgacttttttattcttttttaaaatatttcccaaatgatggtcTATATTTTCTAGAAATCACAGCTTTTGAGTGACCAGTTTCTCTTGCTATGGTCAAAAGCCTCATTACTTTAGGGTTCATAGGGTTCATCTCAAATTGCTGTCTGAGGGTTTCAATCACATTAAAACAGGGGTGTTCCTgtccctgttcctggagatctaccttcctgcagatttcaattGCAACCGGTTGCAAGCCAtattaaacacacctgcctgttcaggtcctaattaattggttcatgtgtgtttaattgggttggagctgaactctgtaggaaggtagatctccaggagcagggttgaacAAAACCCCATCTTACGAAGTCAATGAAAACTGGAAGTTTTGGCTGCTAGTTAAATAGATTTTTCagataattaaatataaacagcAGGCACAGATCAATAATTCTGATATCCATATGACTCACCATCTACCTGATGCTACACAATCTTTAATTAGCTgatgttaattaaatacctcattacctcaacttaaatgaagtaagttcaccttgctcatatacattagtttttaactcaaatggtttgtagcaatcggtttcctcaaacagtctgatttgccttaacttattgagtttttagtactcagttggtttgagttctcttcatttattgtgttttactgtgctcaaattgcttcttttactcaaatggattaagttcacagtactcattaggaatagtttttgaacttaaacggtttgttgcaatcagtttgctcaaatggtttgagttacctcaactttttgggttttacagtgtattgttaaattaaatacaaacaatGTAGTCAGATGATATACCTTTCACTAAGTAAAATATTGCATGTCATTAAGCAAAAGAGcactgcatattattattatagtatacaGTTTTGTATTTATAGTGCTATAAACAAAGGAGAATTAACAAACAAGTGCACACAATGACAAACAATTTATTGTGTAAGTTTTGTACAATAATGATTAATATTTAAAAGAGTAAattataaaacaagcaaaaagatacaataaatcaaaATCCAGACTCTTCTTCAAACATCATCAAATAGTacaaaatatatcaaatgaatgaaaacagtttaaatataaaagtccatataaaccacacacacataaaaaccatCAGGACATTAGGTCATATCAGCACAATGCATTATACATTTATACTTATCTGTATTACAATTCATATACATTTATTATCCCTAACAAGTGTGTGATGTTCAAATTGAGGTTTAGTCATTCAGATCATCTCAGGAGCATTAAACGTAGTCTTTTTCAGGATTTTTGGAGACCAGATGCTGGCTGAGCTTATTGCTGGATCTCAGATTCTTCACGCTGCAGACGCATAAAAACACACCTCCGAATAAACAGAGCAAAGATGCGACAAATGCACCAATCAGAGATTTGCCGATAACATACCTACAAAAAAAACAGAGAGCACAGACGATTAACATTTCAGatccacaaaaacaaaacaacatgaagCTGCAGTgaatattcaaaacaaaaactaaacttaCTTATCCTTGCCCTCGTCCTTCTGATAGAAATCATCGACAATTAAATAAGTGAACCAGCTGGTTATTCCCAAAGCAAACAGACCTACATTGGGTAGAAGAAAGAAGAATATATGTTCATAAAGCTTATTCCAAATCTAATAATATTACAGCAACTTAAAATATCTGTTTTGGATGTGAATgtgtttcattcattaattttccttcagcttagtcccttatttatcaggggtttgctaaagcggaatgaaccgccaactattctagcaaatgttttatgcagcggccCTTCCaaacgcaacccagtactgaaattTTACACACACGCtcatatttgaatgtatttttaaaaagtaatttattaatttgatgaacaGCTCAATTGTTTTGTATAATTACTCTATTTAACgccacatgatctttcagaaatttTAATGTGTGGATTTGCTGCACGAgaaacagtttgtttttattatcaatgttgaaaatcaTTGCATTTTTATGGATGTTATgacccatttttttattttaggattttttaataattaaaagaacattttcaaaagaaaataaaaaaatattttgtaacattaaaatgcatttacattttcaataaataataataaaataaaaaaaaaaaaaaaaaaaaaaaaaaaaaaaaaatatatatatatatatatatatatatatatatatatatatatatatatatatatatatatatatatatatatatatatatatatatatatatatatatatatatatatagcagttaACTAAACCTTAACAGATATGTAAAAAGtatagcatttttattcagcaaagatacatttaatttatcaaaagtgattgctaattaaaaaataaaatagaatcagTTCTATAAAAAAAACAGGTTAGGTTTCCGAAAAATATTATATTAGGTAAACCTTTAAGTACCAATCTAGAAAtaaaacatgctagtttataaatgttttttcaatcaatcttttttgttaagtttattaaatattataaaataaatatatcttcatgtctcagtttaaaataaatagcatttaatatatcattttattaGCAGTTTATAGCAACAATAGCTTTATTTAGCAAGGATGATACAGTAATCGATTAAAAGAGCCAGTATATTGATCTATTTGAAATAAATTCTGTTGTATCATAATACACAGCTGCATGTCAATTCACTGTTTCTCTGAATTTTGGATTAGTACTTATGAtatagttataatttttttaatctatctatctatctatctatctatctatctatctatctatctatctatctatctatctatctatctatctatctatctatctatctatctatctatctatctatctatctatctatctatctatctatctatctatctatctatctatctatctatctatctatctatctatctatctatctatctatctatctatctatctatctatctgacaaATGCACCATTCAGTGATTtgcagatatatatatctatatataggttagtagtatatatatatatatatatatatatatatatatatatatatatatatatatatatatatatatatatatatatatatatatatatatatatatatatatatatatatagtagtcaacatttgaagtggatccaaaagtttttttttttaaat encodes the following:
- the LOC130215906 gene encoding claudin-1 isoform X2, translating into MQCSVDSSSHVRCTNFNSLLHQTFEIRMSRVIMIVSIVLSSFAVLVAVSGLRCTKFLDDNETLKDRTAFFGGILSVCGGLFALGITSWFTYLIVDDFYQKDEGKDKYVIGKSLIGAFVASLLCLFGGVFLCVCSVKNLRSSNKLSQHLVSKNPEKDYV